Proteins encoded within one genomic window of Paroedura picta isolate Pp20150507F chromosome 17, Ppicta_v3.0, whole genome shotgun sequence:
- the TMEM186 gene encoding LOW QUALITY PROTEIN: transmembrane protein 186 (The sequence of the model RefSeq protein was modified relative to this genomic sequence to represent the inferred CDS: inserted 2 bases in 2 codons; deleted 3 bases in 3 codons), with translation MAWRLSPFSMGSGGECRRSRKDFQLIYRFPGIRYCRAVSRLKLLQTGLTVLILPPVWLLSWQNQVSQGQCLYSTGVACFAGAMLYXMSYYFRRLVGXMYLNRDGTVLRVSHLTFWGRRKDVIGPVGTVMTLDEFHNPREEFLLCLKRYDGDQFFYFTLRFGQVVDQEGFERVFGRIRN, from the exons ATGGCTTGGCGTCTCAGCCCCTTCTCAATGGGCTCCGGAGGAGAATGCCGCAGGAGCCGCAAAGACTTCCAACTGATTTACCGGTTCCCCGGGATCCGGTACTGCCGAGCCGTGTCGAGGCTGAAGCTCCTGCAGACGGGCCTT ACGGTGCTGATCCTGCCGCCCGTCTGGCTCCTCTCCTGGCAGAACCAGGTGAGCCAAGGCCAGTGCCTCTACAGCACGGGGGTCGCGTGCTTCGCCGGCGCCATGCTGT GCATGAGCTACTACTTTCGGCGACTCGTGG TGATGTACCTGAACCGGGACGGCACGGTGCTCCGAGTGTCTCACCTGACCttctgggggaggaggaaggacgtC ATTGGCCCCGTGGGAACCGTGATGACCCTGGACGAATTTCACAATCCCCGGGAGGAATTTCTGCTCTGCCTCAAGCGCTACGACGGGGATCAGTTTTTCTACTTCACT CTTCGCTTTGGACAGGTGGTGGACCAAGAGGGGTTCGAGAGAGTCTTCGGAAGGATTAGGAACTGA